Within Paracoccus jeotgali, the genomic segment CGAAAACGCTCATGCCGGTTTCGGCCAGAAAGATCGGGCCCCAGACCAGACTGACGCTCAGATGGACGCCGAAGGTCATGCCGCCGTGGACGGTGTTGAGCCAGAGATGCAGGCGCGTGACGATGTGCTTCAAGGATCGAAAGACGCTGATGATCAGGTTTTTCGTGCCTGTCCATTCCGGCTTTTCCACGTCCGGACGCCGCGGCTCGCGCATGAAAAGCAGCATCAGGACGCTGATGATCAGGATGATGAAGGCGATCACGTTCAGGCTGAAGGACCAGCCATAATCCTGCACGAGATAGCGCGTGACGTTCTGGTTGAAATACGAGCCGAAGGCGCCCGCCCCCTGCACAAGGCCGAACATCAGGCCAAAGCGGCCCCAGCCAAACCATTTGCCGCCGACCATACCCGCGCCGACAAAGGCGAAGGCGTGCCCGACAGCGATACAGATGTTGGACAGGATCAGCATCTCGAAAGAGCCCGCATTGGCATAAGCAAAGCCGCCGACCACGGAAAACAGGCTGACCCAGGCGAGAATCCGGATGCCCACCCGGTCAAGGATCGCGCCAGAGAACAGCTGCATGATGGCGACAGCCCAAATGTAGGTCGCGCCCAGAACGCCGACCTGCACCAGGGTGAGCGACAGATCGCTGGCGATTTCGGTGCTGGTCACGCCATACGCGGTCTGGAAGGAAAACCCGGCAATGACAAAGAGCGTGGCGATGCTCCAGATCAGCCAGGCGCGTGGACCTCCTAAACGACGTAGCTGGTCACATCAAAACCCCTATGTTTTGCTGAGAATCGCTTCGCACTTGACACTCCGGTCAACCAGAAGCCGTTCCTGGCCCGGTCGACTTACCTGAGGCGTTCTGGTCCGGGCGCTGTTTGTGGCAAGCCTAGGACGGATCGACCGGGTTTGTAAGTGCAGCTATTGCAGCGGCTGGCATCGGTCCGGGTTCATGCTGCGTCGGTCCCCGCGGACTGAACCGTTTGAAGCTCGTTTTCGGCTGGGTTCCTCGGGCTGGGAGAGGAGAGGAATGGCAGCAAGGCGTCGAAGTTGACGGAGGCGCAAAGCGCTTGTCCTGTAGCAGGGCGAAGAAGGCGGCCGGCTGGCATACGCTTCGGGTGCGTGTTACCAACGATGTCACCCGTCGGCGACATTTGGACCTGCAGTTGACACAATTCGCAAACGGCCCGGACCGGCGAACAAAGGCCATTTCGCAGCCCACAGCGCGGAAGGGTGCTCCGGCATGAACAAACTCGCCTCGCCGACGCCGCTGTATCACCGGATCTACACGGTCCTGCGGGAACGCATCATCAACGGCTATTACCCCGCGGACCTTCCGGTCCCGAGTGAGGCGGAACTCGCCCAAAGCTTTGGAGTCAGCCGTATCACCATCCGAAAGGCGATGAAGATCCTGAGTGACGAGGGTCTCGTGACCCGCGCCCGCGGTCGGGGCACCTTCGTGACCGACCACA encodes:
- a CDS encoding MFS transporter, producing the protein MTSTEIASDLSLTLVQVGVLGATYIWAVAIMQLFSGAILDRVGIRILAWVSLFSVVGGFAYANAGSFEMLILSNICIAVGHAFAFVGAGMVGGKWFGWGRFGLMFGLVQGAGAFGSYFNQNVTRYLVQDYGWSFSLNVIAFIILIISVLMLLFMREPRRPDVEKPEWTGTKNLIISVFRSLKHIVTRLHLWLNTVHGGMTFGVHLSVSLVWGPIFLAETGMSVFDAVAISSFAFLGMLVGAPLWVWVSERIKRNKPMAVIPAIFHAALLAYAILDPSVATKTTFFFIGLASASTAMNYPIAGSLVPESLVGTSSAFVNTMQFFWTGVLMAVPGLALSGTGVWAMLAGTTGIDAADPSLSDYQSAMMLLVYAVCIGVVATLLTKESFPSEANAEARKEVAI